One genomic segment of Panicum virgatum strain AP13 chromosome 2N, P.virgatum_v5, whole genome shotgun sequence includes these proteins:
- the LOC120659268 gene encoding uncharacterized protein LOC120659268 — protein MARVLRSAVAQETVSQILSGLVQNYEEKEESNANINLERLEMAHIRLEAALETSEKWQITNRSLLRWRRTLKRAAQECDDTLHKYKHRVLEKEQMEQEVRNSSIPNRIVHATKSFALSIFNHDNGMLSRSIVQRFEWFADGASEFLRFIELGGTPHRQVTFHSLVKHLFAGKELHHKIAHGKEYPSFLLWLVPFRTAEHGIEVSLIFIHKDSNAPEGNFFLGIMLQLSESSDIVGMAIRCLQLFPLHFKSTVEIIRKELTHLPTQDFLWVPYVDSWHRKHWDNLHRFSTQWFRSDPLCCKKHDWHELQHISSQDMARLSDVSLEPVIVVNLQCQVSQSKYSKQNTSLSANSILLQDSPFLKAGIVFMPHGSSEDMLHVNKTSSMVALVGGKQNCLHTDITLEQVEEIILPKAMDYFCQNPEAAMYQMIWKSKHGSALMQVEKARMGTRRTNMRTRRTFRGARKTKVSQGQDQELRSQTRMVSHLLDLWGAHVPVRLQSLLMNWMQKEKEGHLAAPKQLLKF, from the coding sequence ATGGCACGGGTACTCAGGTCTGCAGTTGCCCAGGAGACAGTTAGCCAAATCCTATCAGGTCTTGTTCAAAATTATGAGGAAAAAGAGGAATCAAATGCCAACATAAACTTGGAGAGGCTAGAGATGGCTCACATCAGGCTCGAGGCTGCTCTTGAGACATCAGAAAAGTGGCAGATTACTAATAGATCCTTGTTGCGTTGGCGCAGGACGCTGAAGCGTGCTGCTCAAGAGTGTGATGACACACTGCACAAATACAAGCATAGAGTCCTGGAAAAGGAACAGATGGAACAGGAGGTGAGGAATTCCTCCATTCCTAACCGGATTGTGCATGCTACCAAGTCGTTTGCTCTCTCTATATTTAACCACGACAACGGAATGTTGAGCAGATCCATTGTTCAAAGATTTGAGTGGTTTGCAGATGGTGCTTCTGAGTTTCTGAGATTCATAGAGCTTGGCGGAACACCACATCGTCAGGTGACCTTCCACTCCCTTGTCAAGCACCTTTTTGCAGGCAAGGAACTACATCATAAAATTGCCCACGGAAAGGAGTATCCATCTTTTCTATTATGGTTGGTGCCGTTCAGGACTGCAGAGCATGGAATAGAGGTTAGCCTGATATTTATACACAAAGATAGTAATGCACCAGAGGGCAACTTCTTCTTGGGTATAATGCTACAGCTTTCAGAGAGTTCCGATATAGTTGGGATGGCAATTAGGTGCTTGCAGTTGTTTCCTCTTCATTTCAAGTCTACAGTTGAAATTATTAGGAAAGAACTTACTCATCTACCcacacaggacttcttatgggTACCATATGTTGATTCATGGCATAGAAAACACTGGGACAATCTTCATAGGTTTAGCACTCAATGGTTTCGCTCAGACCCACTATGTTGCAAGAAGCATGATTGGCATGAGCTTCAACATATTAGCAGCCAAGACATGGCAAGATTATCAGATGTTTCTCTAGAGCCAGTAATTGTTGTGAATCTGCAGTGCCAAGTTTCACAGTCCAAGTACAGCAAACAGAATACCTCGCTGTCTGCAAACAGTATTCTTCTGCAAGATTCACCATTTTTGAAAGCTGGAATTGTCTTTATGCCCCATGGATCTTCAGAAGACATGCTGCATGTGAATAAAACTTCTTCAATGGTGGCTCTAGTTGGCGGGAAGCAAAATTGCTTGCATACAGACATTACTTTGGAACAAGTAGAGGAGATCATACTTCCAAAGGCAATGGATTACTTCTGCCAAAATCCTGAAGCGGCAATGTACCAAATGATTTGGAAGTCTAAACATGGCTCTGCACTCATGCAGGTTGAGAAGGCAAGAATGGGAACGCGTAGAACAAACATGAGAACACGGAGAACTTTTAGGGGAGCTAGAAAAACTAAGGTGTCTCAAGGACAGGATCAGGAGCTTCGGAGTCAGACACGTATGGTCTCACACTTGCTGGACTTATGGGGGGCACATGTGCCAGTCCGGCTGCAAAGTTTGCTTATGAACTGGATGcagaaagaaaaggaagggCACTTAGCAGCGCCAAAGCAGCTCCTGAAATTCTAA
- the LOC120659088 gene encoding uncharacterized protein LOC120659088: protein MAEKISSAVVQETVSQILSGLVQKYEEKESDANRNLERLEMAHIRLEAALETSNKWQITDASLLRWRRKLKRAAQEYDDTLHKCKQRILEGKQMEREVRNSSLPNRIVHATKSFVFSVVNRNNNELSRSIAQRFEWYADGASEFLRFIEFGGMSRRHMPFNSVIQNLFAGKELHHEIVRGKNYPSFLLWLVPTRTLEHRTSVSLTFVQYDGTPEGNIFVGLRVQLSESTDIFGIAIKCLQFFAPHFKRTLENIRNELSQLTAQDFSWGPSFYSCHKEHWDEFYSFTSQLSRPNPFCCKQHGQHEVQRYSNLDMAGLSEVLLEPVINFSLYCQVSMSAYSKQKISLSEDIISMQDYPYLKAGISFAPHGSLEDMLPLGSSSEKAAIVHMEQNCLHTNIALEQLEEIILPKAIDYFHQNAEAMVYQMIWKSKHGFAHIHIEKPCMSTRRSSMRTRRTFGTLEAGAPSSPLGPGSGGAGAPPPLPARAASHLRPALAWLAAGPGRRRSRLPGPLAGCPCRWSLGSSVAGGAATDPRARPCFGAACGLVAAAAVRPRAGVAPPVAASSSLSLALGWLPF from the exons ATGGCAGAGAAAATCAGTTCTGCAGTTGTCCAGGAGACAGTCAGCCAAATCCTATCTGGTCTCGTTCAAAAATATGAGGAGAAAGAATCAGATGCCAACAGAAACTTGGAGAGGCTAGAGATGGCTCACATCAGGCTTGAGGCCGCTCTTGAGACATCTAATAAGTGGCAGATCACTGATGCATCCTTATTGCGCTGGCGTAGGAAGCTGAAGCGTGCCGCTCAGGAGTACGATGACACACTGCACAAATGCAAGCAGAGAATCCTAGAAGGCAAACAAATGGAACGGGAGGTAAGGAATTCCTCCCTTCCTAACCGTATTGTGCATGCTACAAAATCATTTGTTTTCTCTGTTGTGAACCGCAACAACAATGAGTTGAGCAGATCCATTGCTCAAAGATTTGAGTGGTATGCAGATGGTGCTAGTGAGTTTCTGAGATTCATAGAGTTTGGTGGCATGTCCCGCCGTCACATGCCCTTTAACTCTGTTATTCAGAACCTTTTTGCAGGAAAGGAGCTACATCATGAAATCGTCCGGGGCAAAAACTATCCCTCCTTTTTGTTATGGTTGGTGCCGACCCGTACTTTAGAGCATAGAACCAGCGTTAGCTTGACATTTGTCCAGTACGATGGTACACCAGAGGGTAATATCTTCGTTGGTTTGAGGGTACAGCTCTCGGAGAGTACAGACATATTTGGGATCGCAATTAAGTGCTTGCAGTTTTTTGCCCCTCATTTCAAGCGTACATTGGAAAATATTAGGAATGAACTTTCTCAACTGACCGCTCAAGACTTCTCATGGGGTCCATCTTTTTATTCATGCCATAAGGAGCATTGGGACGAATTCTACAGCTTCACATCTCAGTTATCCCGGCCAAACCCATTTTGTTGCAAGCAGCATGGTCAGCACGAGGTTCAACGTTATAGTAACCTAGATATGGCAGGATTATCAGAGGTTTTGTTAGAACCAGTAATTAATTTTAGCTTGTATTGTCAAGTCTCAATGTCTGCTTACAGCAAGCAGAAGATCTCACTTTCTGAAGACATAATTTCTATGCAAGATTATCCATATCTGAAAGCAGGAATCTCCTTTGCACCCCATGGTTCTTTAGAGGACATGCTGCCTCTGGGTAGTAGTTCCGAAAAAGCAGCGATAGTCCACATGGAGCAAAATTGCTTGCATACAAACATTGCCCTAGAACAGCTGGAAGAGATTATCCTGCCAAAGGCAATAGATTACTTCCACCAGAATGCCGAAGCGATGGTTTACCAAATGATTTGGAAGTCTAAACATGGTTTTGCACATATTCATATTGAGAAGCCATGCATGAGCACACGGAGATCAAGCATGAGAACACGGAGAACTTTTGGG ACCTTAGAAGCGGgcgcgccgtcctcgccgcttGGGCCTGGCTCCGGTGGGGCGggggcgcctccgccgctgcccgcccggGCGGCCTCCCACCTCCGGCCGGCCCTCGCGTGGCTGGCTGCCGGCccggggcgccgccgctcgcgcctgcCTGGCCCGCTGGCGGGCTGCCCTTGCCGCTGGAGCCTAGGCTCCAGTGTGGCGGGGGGCGCCGCCACCGACCCCCGGGCTCGGCCCTGCTTTGGGGCAGCCTGTGGcctcgtggccgccgccgccgttcggcCCAGGGCGGGTGTTGCACCTCCGGTGGCCGCGTCGTCGTCACTGTCGCTCGCCCTGGGCTGGTTGCCGTTCTAG
- the LOC120658667 gene encoding uncharacterized protein LOC120658667 — protein sequence MARVLRSAVAQETVSQILSGLVQNYEEKEESNANINLERLEMAPIRLEAALETSEKWQITDRSLLRWRRTLKRAAQECDDTLHKYKHRILEKEQMEQEVRNSSIPNQIVHATKSFALSIFNHDNGMLSRSTVQRFEWFADGASEFLRFIELGGTPHRQVTFHSLVKHLFAGEELHHKIAHGKEYPSFLLWLVPFRTAEHGIEVSLIFIHKDSNAPEGNFFLGIMLQLSESSDIVGMAIRCLQLFPLHFKSTVEIIRKELTQLPTQDFLWVPYVDSWHRKHWDNLHRFSTQWFRSDPLCCKKHDWHELQHISSQDMARLSDVSLEPVIVVNLQCQVSQSKYSKQNTSLSANSILLQDSPFLKAGIVFMPHGSSEDMLHVNKTSSMVALVGGKQNCLHTDITLEQVEEIILPKAMDYFCQNPEAAMYQMIWKSKHGSALMQVEKARMGTRRTNMRTRRTFRGARKTKVSQGQDQELRSQTRMVSHLLDLWGAHVPVRLQSLLMNWMQKEKEGHLAAPKQLLKF from the coding sequence ATGGCACGGGTACTCAGGTCTGCAGTTGCCCAGGAGACAGTTAGCCAAATCCTATCAGGTCTTGTTCAAAATTATGAGGAAAAAGAGGAATCAAATGCCAACATAAACTTGGAGAGGCTAGAGATGGCTCCCATCAGGCTGGAGGCTGCTCTTGAGACATCAGAAAAGTGGCAGATTACTGATAGATCCTTGTTGCGTTGGCGCAGGACGCTGAAGCGTGCTGCTCAAGAGTGTGATGACACACTGCACAAATACAAGCATAGAATCCTGGAAAAGGAACAGATGGAACAGGAGGTGAGGAATTCCTCCATTCCTAACCAGATTGTGCATGCTACCAAGTCGTTTGCTCTCTCTATATTTAACCACGACAACGGAATGTTGAGCAGATCCACTGTTCAAAGATTTGAGTGGTTTGCAGATGGTGCTTCTGAGTTTCTGAGATTCATAGAGCTTGGCGGAACACCACATCGTCAGGTGACCTTCCACTCCCTTGTCAAGCACCTTTTTGCAGGCGAGGAACTACATCATAAAATTGCCCACGGAAAGGAGTATCCATCTTTTCTATTATGGTTGGTGCCGTTCAGGACTGCAGAGCATGGAATAGAGGTTAGCCTGATATTTATACACAAAGATAGTAATGCACCAGAGGGCAACTTCTTCTTGGGTATAATGCTACAGCTTTCAGAGAGTTCCGATATAGTTGGGATGGCAATTAGGTGCTTGCAGTTGTTTCCTCTTCATTTCAAGTCTACAGTTGAAATTATTAGGAAAGAACTTACTCAGCTACCcacacaggacttcttatgggTACCATATGTTGATTCATGGCATAGAAAACACTGGGACAATCTTCATAGGTTTAGCACTCAATGGTTTCGCTCAGACCCACTATGTTGCAAGAAGCATGATTGGCATGAGCTTCAACATATTAGCAGCCAAGACATGGCAAGATTATCAGATGTTTCTCTAGAGCCAGTAATTGTTGTGAATCTGCAGTGCCAAGTTTCACAGTCCAAGTACAGCAAACAGAATACCTCGCTGTCTGCAAACAGTATTCTTCTGCAAGATTCACCATTTTTGAAAGCTGGAATTGTCTTTATGCCCCATGGATCTTCAGAAGACATGCTGCATGTGAATAAAACTTCTTCAATGGTGGCTCTAGTGGGCGGGAAGCAAAATTGCTTGCATACAGACATTACTTTGGAACAAGTAGAGGAGATCATACTTCCAAAGGCAATGGATTACTTCTGCCAAAATCCTGAAGCGGCAATGTACCAAATGATTTGGAAGTCTAAACATGGCTCTGCACTCATGCAGGTTGAGAAGGCAAGAATGGGAACGCGTAGAACAAACATGAGAACACGGAGAACTTTTAGGGGAGCTAGAAAAACTAAGGTGTCTCAAGGACAGGATCAGGAGCTTCGGAGTCAGACACGTATGGTCTCACACTTGCTAGACTTATGGGGGGCACATGTGCCAGTCCGGCTGCAAAGTTTGCTTATGAACTGGATGcagaaagaaaaggaagggCACTTAGCAGCTCCAAAGCAGCTCCTGAAATTCTAA